In a single window of the Acidobacteriaceae bacterium genome:
- a CDS encoding sugar MFS transporter, whose translation MAVPLKNVSAPGYGEDTYLKTDTRAMSVATALFFMVGFLTCLNDVISPHLKSIFALDYSQLQNVPFYFFSSYFVFSYPGGKLVEIYGYKKTMVVGLLIMALGAVGFLPAAHYAKFSLFLTALVILAAGMTVVQVAINPYVTVIGPSRTAASRLNLAQAFNSVGTFLAPFFGTYLILRHAAEPLSAAQLKAMSALQQLHYRADQASTVRVPYMLIALALALLALALALTKLKTQTGISQHTQDFRPGAFAEALTPKPDSIWRHPWLLCGAIGIFVYVGAEVSIGNLLVSYMGLPQIAALPAATAGYFLMVYWGGAMVGRFIGSAILQKVRTGWLLGLGAIIAFCLVITTLLTTGHVAMGAVLAVGFCNSIMFPSIFTLGIQDLGPLTSKGSSLLIAAILGGAIVPKIQGTLADHIGLQPSFIVPAICYIYIAVFGFMAIRRPIAHDMLIPAEPV comes from the coding sequence TTGGCCGTCCCTCTCAAAAACGTCAGCGCGCCGGGTTACGGCGAAGACACCTACCTCAAGACCGACACGCGCGCGATGAGCGTCGCCACCGCCCTCTTCTTCATGGTCGGTTTCCTCACCTGCCTTAACGACGTCATCAGCCCGCACCTGAAATCGATCTTCGCGCTCGACTACTCCCAGCTGCAGAACGTTCCCTTCTACTTCTTCAGCTCCTACTTCGTCTTCAGCTATCCCGGCGGCAAGCTCGTCGAGATTTACGGCTACAAGAAGACGATGGTCGTCGGTCTGCTCATCATGGCGCTCGGCGCTGTCGGATTCCTTCCCGCCGCGCACTACGCGAAGTTCTCCCTCTTCCTCACCGCGCTGGTGATCCTCGCCGCCGGAATGACCGTCGTGCAGGTGGCCATCAACCCTTATGTGACCGTCATCGGTCCCTCCCGCACCGCGGCCAGCCGCCTCAATCTCGCGCAGGCCTTCAACTCCGTTGGCACGTTCCTGGCGCCGTTCTTTGGCACCTACCTCATCCTTCGCCACGCCGCCGAGCCACTCTCCGCCGCGCAGCTCAAGGCCATGAGCGCTCTGCAACAGCTCCACTATCGTGCCGATCAGGCCTCCACCGTGCGCGTACCTTACATGCTCATCGCGCTCGCGCTTGCCCTCCTCGCACTCGCGCTCGCGCTCACCAAGCTCAAAACTCAGACCGGAATCTCGCAACACACGCAGGACTTCCGCCCCGGTGCCTTCGCCGAAGCCCTCACGCCGAAGCCCGACTCCATCTGGCGCCACCCCTGGCTGCTCTGCGGAGCCATCGGCATCTTCGTCTACGTCGGCGCAGAGGTCTCCATCGGCAACCTGCTGGTCAGCTACATGGGCCTGCCCCAGATCGCCGCTCTCCCCGCCGCCACTGCCGGCTACTTCCTCATGGTCTATTGGGGAGGCGCCATGGTCGGCCGCTTCATCGGCTCCGCGATCCTGCAGAAGGTCCGCACCGGCTGGCTGCTGGGCCTGGGCGCCATCATCGCCTTCTGCCTGGTCATTACCACGCTCCTGACCACCGGCCACGTCGCCATGGGAGCCGTGCTCGCCGTCGGCTTCTGCAACTCCATCATGTTCCCGTCGATCTTCACCCTCGGCATTCAGGACCTGGGTCCGCTTACCAGCAAGGGTTCGAGCCTGCTCATTGCAGCAATCCTGGGCGGCGCCATCGTTCCGAAGATCCAGGGCACACTCGCCGACCACATTGGTCTGCAGCCAAGCTTCATCGTGCCGGCAATCTGCTACATCTACATCGCCGTCTTCGGATTCATGGCCATCCGCCGTCCCATCGCGCACGACATGCTCATCCCCGCCGAACCTGTCTAG